A single genomic interval of Rhodopseudomonas palustris harbors:
- a CDS encoding ABC transporter permease: MSTMESSLAMAQKPLPSVSKVPKAVSPARAALRQFMKSPSGVAGAILLLLLLAGTALGPWLYPVDPLDIVGLPFAAPAADAPLGTDYLGRDVLAGLIYGGRATLTVGAVAALITIVIGVTVGALAGFFGGWVDALLVKIAEFFQVLPPLLFAMVLVTLFGPKLSTITLAIGAVSWTSAARLTRAEFMRLRDLDFIKASRAAGAGSLHLILRVVLPNALPPIIVSATLAIGTAILFEGGLSFLGLGDPNTMSWGLMIGQNRNYVLDAWWAVTFPGAAIFLAVLAVSLVGDGVNDAVNPRLRRR; the protein is encoded by the coding sequence ATGAGCACGATGGAGTCTTCGCTCGCGATGGCACAGAAGCCCCTTCCCAGCGTCAGCAAAGTGCCGAAGGCGGTTTCGCCGGCCCGGGCTGCGCTGCGCCAGTTCATGAAAAGTCCGTCCGGCGTCGCCGGCGCAATCCTGCTCCTGCTGCTGCTCGCCGGCACCGCGCTCGGCCCGTGGCTGTATCCGGTCGATCCGCTCGACATCGTCGGCCTGCCGTTTGCCGCGCCGGCGGCCGACGCTCCGCTCGGCACCGACTATCTTGGCCGCGACGTGCTGGCCGGGCTGATCTATGGCGGCCGTGCCACGCTGACGGTGGGCGCCGTGGCGGCGCTGATCACGATCGTGATCGGCGTCACCGTCGGAGCGCTCGCCGGCTTCTTCGGCGGCTGGGTCGATGCGCTCCTGGTCAAGATCGCCGAGTTCTTTCAGGTGCTGCCGCCGCTGCTGTTTGCAATGGTGCTGGTGACGCTGTTCGGTCCCAAGCTGTCGACCATCACGCTGGCGATCGGCGCGGTGAGCTGGACTTCGGCGGCGCGCTTGACGCGCGCCGAATTCATGCGGTTGCGGGATCTCGATTTCATCAAGGCCTCGCGCGCCGCCGGTGCCGGCAGTCTGCATCTGATCTTGCGCGTGGTGCTGCCGAACGCGTTGCCGCCGATCATCGTCTCGGCGACGCTGGCGATCGGCACCGCGATCCTGTTCGAGGGCGGCCTCAGCTTCCTCGGCCTCGGCGATCCCAACACCATGAGCTGGGGCCTGATGATCGGCCAGAACCGCAACTACGTGCTCGACGCCTGGTGGGCGGTGACGTTCCCGGGCGCCGCGATCTTCCTTGCCGTGCTCGCGGTCAGCCTGGTCGGCGACGGCGTCAACGATGCGGTCAATCCGCGGCTGCGGCGGAGGTGA
- a CDS encoding PepSY-associated TM helix domain-containing protein, which yields MNNAFLLKLHRWTSLVFALPLLAIIVTGLILSVEPMLQGRGLPAGTLDAARLTGLIERYDPQGQARGVAINASGQQMRLLGVNAPPIDLATGEAAAASDPTGDLLLWARRTHERLLGYEWLVIASTIAMTVLMTIGVLMGLPRLRNSLAGWHKGAAWFTLPLLLLSPLTALCMAFGLTFSSGPPPARMTIKLTDAVQQIAQSHDVSHLAMIANRGGRMMARIYEDGELRAYTFTPDGITPLPRNWPRLLHEGNWSTWLSGTLNVITSVVLLGLLITGVWLWTRRKLRRRPQRPATQPS from the coding sequence ATGAATAATGCATTTCTGCTCAAACTGCATCGCTGGACCAGTCTGGTGTTCGCGCTGCCGCTGCTCGCCATCATCGTCACCGGACTGATCCTGTCAGTCGAGCCGATGCTGCAAGGCCGCGGCCTGCCGGCCGGGACGCTCGATGCCGCCCGCCTCACGGGGCTGATCGAACGCTACGATCCGCAGGGACAGGCCCGCGGGGTCGCGATCAACGCCTCCGGCCAACAGATGCGGCTGCTCGGGGTCAATGCGCCACCGATCGATCTTGCGACCGGCGAAGCGGCTGCCGCCAGCGATCCGACCGGCGACCTGCTGCTATGGGCGCGGCGCACTCATGAGCGCCTGCTCGGCTACGAATGGCTGGTGATCGCCTCGACCATCGCCATGACGGTGCTGATGACGATCGGCGTGCTGATGGGGCTGCCGCGGCTGCGCAACAGCCTCGCCGGCTGGCACAAGGGCGCAGCGTGGTTCACGCTGCCGCTGTTGCTGCTCAGCCCCCTCACTGCGCTGTGCATGGCGTTCGGCCTGACGTTCTCCAGCGGCCCGCCGCCGGCCCGCATGACCATCAAGCTGACCGACGCGGTGCAGCAGATCGCGCAATCGCACGACGTGTCACACTTGGCGATGATCGCCAATCGCGGCGGGCGGATGATGGCGCGGATCTACGAAGACGGCGAGCTGCGCGCCTACACCTTCACGCCGGACGGCATCACGCCGCTGCCGCGCAACTGGCCACGGTTGCTGCACGAAGGCAATTGGTCGACTTGGCTGTCCGGCACGCTCAACGTCATCACCTCGGTGGTGCTGCTCGGGCTGCTGATCACCGGCGTCTGGCTGTGGACCCGGCGCAAGCTGCGGCGCCGCCCACAGCGGCCGGCGACGCAACCGTCCTGA
- a CDS encoding ABC transporter ATP-binding protein — protein sequence MMIHEDLRPADGDPYLLDVNDLVVHFRTGRKRPWGKPSFVHAVDGVSFRVKRGTTFGIVGESGSGKSTTAQAIMRLVQATSGQVVFRGEDIMPLTGEPLRKARKHLQIVFQDPFSALDPRRRAGDQIREPLDLLEIGSRSERDARVRKLLAEVGLPPEAADLFPHQFSGGQRQRLCIARALAPEPELIVCDEAVSALDVAIQAQILNLLKKLQRERGLTYIFISHDLGVIQQFCDEIAVMYLGKIAEQAPASALFTAPRHPYTWSLVSAAVPPGPLRDELKAKYLVKGEPPSPVDPPPGCRFAQRCPFAEARCRAELPFLDAAGHEHYVACHRKDEIGVPDFAPRVASGPIG from the coding sequence ATGATGATCCATGAAGATCTGCGCCCGGCCGACGGCGATCCCTATCTGCTCGACGTCAACGACCTCGTGGTGCACTTCCGCACCGGCCGTAAGCGGCCGTGGGGTAAACCGTCTTTCGTTCATGCGGTCGACGGCGTCAGCTTCCGCGTCAAGCGGGGCACCACCTTCGGCATCGTCGGCGAAAGCGGCTCGGGCAAATCGACCACCGCGCAGGCGATCATGCGGCTGGTGCAGGCGACCTCAGGGCAGGTGGTGTTTCGCGGCGAAGACATCATGCCGCTCACCGGCGAGCCGCTGCGCAAGGCGCGCAAGCACCTGCAGATCGTGTTTCAGGACCCGTTCTCGGCGCTCGACCCGCGCCGCCGCGCCGGCGACCAGATCCGCGAGCCGCTCGATCTGCTCGAGATCGGCAGCCGCAGCGAACGCGACGCCAGGGTCCGCAAGCTGCTCGCCGAGGTCGGCCTGCCGCCGGAGGCGGCCGATCTGTTTCCGCATCAGTTTTCGGGCGGTCAGCGGCAGCGGCTGTGCATCGCGCGCGCACTGGCGCCGGAGCCCGAGCTGATCGTCTGCGACGAGGCGGTCTCCGCGCTCGACGTCGCGATCCAGGCCCAGATCCTGAACCTGCTCAAGAAGCTGCAGCGCGAGCGCGGCCTCACCTACATCTTCATCTCGCACGATCTCGGCGTCATCCAGCAGTTCTGCGATGAGATCGCCGTGATGTATCTCGGCAAGATCGCCGAGCAGGCGCCGGCCTCGGCCCTGTTCACCGCGCCGCGTCATCCTTACACGTGGTCGCTGGTGTCGGCCGCCGTGCCGCCCGGTCCGCTCCGCGACGAGCTGAAGGCGAAGTATCTGGTCAAGGGCGAACCGCCGTCGCCGGTCGATCCGCCGCCCGGCTGCCGCTTCGCGCAACGCTGCCCGTTTGCCGAGGCGCGCTGCCGGGCAGAGTTGCCCTTTCTCGACGCCGCCGGCCACGAACACTACGTCGCCTGCCATCGCAAGGACGAGATCGGTGTCCCCGATTTCGCGCCGCGCGTGGCGAGTGGGCCGATCGGTTAG
- a CDS encoding flagellar basal body rod protein FlgC, whose amino-acid sequence MSSISSIAVSGLKAATRRLEVSASNIANQQSTGALPGANGTVPAGAPRAYKPLQVNQTDTSTGGTQTSLSTTSPATVPVSDPQAPFASADGMVAAPNVDLAQEFIGQMVAKYSYTANLASLKADREMSKALLDAKV is encoded by the coding sequence ATGTCCAGCATTTCGTCGATTGCCGTCTCCGGCCTGAAAGCAGCGACCCGCCGGCTTGAGGTGTCGGCCAGCAACATCGCCAATCAGCAATCGACCGGCGCGCTTCCCGGCGCCAACGGCACGGTGCCGGCCGGTGCGCCGCGGGCTTACAAGCCGCTGCAGGTCAATCAGACCGATACATCGACCGGCGGCACGCAGACCAGCCTGAGCACGACCTCGCCCGCCACCGTCCCGGTGTCCGACCCGCAAGCGCCGTTCGCCAGTGCGGACGGCATGGTGGCGGCGCCGAACGTCGACCTGGCGCAGGAATTCATCGGCCAGATGGTCGCCAAATACAGCTACACCGCCAACCTCGCCTCGCTGAAGGCAGACCGCGAGATGAGCAAGGCGCTGCTCGACGCGAAGGTGTAG
- a CDS encoding MFS transporter has translation MAGTAKRGLFSGDGIAAPLRHALFRRIWLASLLSNLGLMINGVGAAWAMTQMTSSADKVALVQTALMLPIMLVAMPAGAIADMYDRRLVALAALGIGLAGATTLAALAHFGLVTPNTLLLFCFVIGTGMALFGPSWQASVSEQVPAETLPAAVALNGISYNIARSFGPAVGGIVVAAAGAVAAFAANAVLYLPLLIVLLLWRRESEPPRLPPERLNRAIVSGVRYITNSPAIRIVLTRTLVTGIAGSSVLALMPLVARDLLHSGAETYGLLLGAFGIGAVIGALNVGIARQRLSSEAAVRLCAMIMGVAMAVIAISRSPLLTAAALVIAGAVWMLAIALFNIGVQLSAPRWVAGRSLAAFQASISGGIAIGSWGWGHVADLAGVAPSMLLSGLAMLASPVLAFLLPMPPVGTRTEDAELLADPEVKLALTSRSGPVVIEIEYRIDADEARAFHNVMQEVQLSRQRNGAYGWSIARDIADPELWTERYHCPTWLDYLRQRSRSTQDDRALHRRAIAFHRGVDPIRVRRMLERPFGSVRWKEESPDRTTATEVLPVAGVSGGST, from the coding sequence ATGGCGGGCACGGCGAAGCGCGGGCTGTTTTCCGGCGACGGGATCGCGGCACCGCTGCGGCACGCACTGTTCCGGCGGATCTGGCTGGCGAGCCTGTTGTCCAATCTCGGCCTGATGATCAACGGCGTCGGCGCCGCCTGGGCGATGACGCAGATGACCTCGTCCGCCGACAAGGTGGCGCTGGTGCAGACCGCCCTGATGCTGCCGATCATGCTGGTGGCGATGCCGGCCGGCGCGATCGCCGACATGTACGACCGCCGCCTGGTCGCGCTGGCGGCGCTCGGCATCGGCCTCGCCGGAGCCACCACGCTGGCTGCGCTGGCGCATTTCGGCTTGGTGACGCCGAACACGCTGCTGCTTTTCTGTTTCGTGATCGGCACCGGCATGGCGCTGTTCGGGCCGTCCTGGCAGGCCTCGGTGTCCGAGCAGGTGCCGGCCGAAACGCTGCCGGCCGCGGTGGCGCTGAACGGCATCAGCTACAATATCGCACGCAGCTTCGGCCCGGCGGTGGGCGGCATCGTGGTGGCGGCCGCGGGCGCGGTGGCCGCATTCGCCGCCAATGCGGTGCTGTATCTACCGCTGCTGATCGTGCTGCTGCTATGGCGGCGGGAGAGCGAGCCGCCGCGGCTGCCGCCGGAGCGGCTGAACCGCGCGATCGTCTCTGGCGTGCGCTACATCACCAACTCGCCGGCAATCCGCATCGTGCTGACCCGCACGCTGGTGACCGGCATCGCCGGCAGCTCGGTGCTGGCCCTGATGCCGCTGGTGGCGCGCGACCTGCTGCACAGCGGCGCCGAGACCTACGGGCTGCTGCTCGGCGCGTTCGGCATCGGCGCGGTGATCGGCGCACTCAATGTCGGGATTGCGCGGCAGCGCCTGAGCAGTGAAGCCGCGGTTCGGCTGTGCGCGATGATCATGGGCGTGGCGATGGCGGTGATCGCGATCAGCCGCTCGCCGCTGCTCACCGCCGCAGCGCTGGTGATCGCGGGCGCGGTGTGGATGCTGGCGATCGCGCTGTTCAACATCGGCGTTCAGCTCTCGGCCCCACGCTGGGTGGCGGGCCGTTCGCTCGCCGCATTCCAGGCCTCGATCTCCGGCGGCATCGCGATCGGCAGCTGGGGCTGGGGCCACGTCGCCGACCTGGCCGGCGTCGCGCCGTCGATGCTGCTGTCGGGGCTGGCGATGCTGGCTTCTCCAGTGCTCGCCTTCCTGCTGCCGATGCCACCAGTCGGCACCCGCACCGAGGATGCCGAGCTGCTCGCCGACCCGGAAGTGAAACTGGCGCTGACGTCGCGCAGCGGTCCGGTGGTGATCGAAATCGAGTACCGGATCGATGCCGACGAAGCGCGCGCGTTTCACAACGTGATGCAGGAGGTGCAGCTCAGCCGTCAGCGCAACGGCGCCTATGGCTGGTCGATCGCGCGGGACATCGCCGATCCGGAATTGTGGACCGAACGCTATCACTGCCCGACCTGGCTCGATTACTTGCGCCAGCGCAGCCGATCGACCCAGGACGATCGCGCGCTGCACCGCCGCGCGATCGCATTTCATCGCGGCGTGGATCCGATCCGGGTCCGCCGGATGCTGGAGCGGCCGTTCGGCTCGGTGCGCTGGAAAGAAGAGTCGCCAGACCGTACTACCGCCACCGAAGTGCTACCTGTCGCCGGCGTCAGCGGCGGGTCAACATAG
- a CDS encoding ABC transporter ATP-binding protein, translated as MAPVLSVENLSVSMTNRDGDLVPVLENLSFTVQKGRTIALVGESGCGKSMTALAIMRLLPEGFVVTGGRIVLDGEDLLTARPKRMRALRGDAMSMVFQEPMTALNPLYTVGDQIAEVLYYHRRLSRKDAAEQAVQFLKAVQIPAAEQRAKAYPHQMSGGMRQRVMIAMALACRPKLLIADEPTTALDVTVQAQIFDLLAQLQDETEAAIVLITHDLGAVAELADDIAVLYAGRCIETGPAHEIAARPRHPYTRGLLGCVPHLTVGVAKPEEWVDLGEIPGMVPALGNRGPDCAFLARCANASEACRSLPQPPLGTIAAGHAVSCWRAEEIAA; from the coding sequence ATGGCGCCGGTCCTATCAGTCGAGAATCTCAGCGTCAGCATGACCAATCGCGACGGCGATCTCGTGCCGGTGCTGGAGAATCTGTCTTTCACGGTTCAAAAGGGCCGCACCATCGCGCTGGTCGGCGAATCCGGCTGCGGCAAGAGCATGACGGCGCTGGCGATCATGCGGCTGCTGCCGGAAGGCTTCGTGGTCACCGGCGGACGCATCGTGCTCGACGGCGAGGATCTGCTCACCGCGCGGCCGAAGCGGATGCGGGCGTTGCGGGGCGATGCGATGTCGATGGTGTTCCAGGAGCCGATGACGGCGCTGAACCCGCTCTACACCGTCGGCGATCAGATCGCCGAGGTGCTGTATTATCACCGGCGGCTCAGCCGCAAGGACGCCGCCGAGCAGGCGGTGCAGTTTCTCAAGGCGGTGCAGATCCCGGCGGCCGAACAGCGCGCCAAGGCCTATCCGCATCAGATGTCCGGCGGCATGCGGCAGCGGGTGATGATTGCGATGGCGCTCGCCTGCCGGCCGAAGCTCTTGATCGCCGACGAGCCGACAACTGCGCTCGACGTCACCGTGCAGGCGCAGATCTTCGACCTGCTCGCCCAGCTCCAGGACGAGACAGAGGCCGCGATCGTGCTGATCACCCACGATCTCGGCGCGGTCGCTGAACTCGCCGACGATATCGCCGTGCTCTATGCCGGTCGCTGCATCGAGACCGGGCCGGCGCATGAGATCGCGGCGCGGCCGCGCCATCCCTATACGCGCGGCCTGCTCGGCTGCGTGCCGCATCTGACCGTCGGTGTCGCCAAGCCGGAGGAGTGGGTCGATCTCGGCGAGATTCCCGGCATGGTGCCGGCGCTCGGCAATCGCGGGCCGGATTGCGCATTCCTGGCGCGTTGCGCCAATGCCTCGGAGGCATGTCGGTCGCTACCGCAGCCGCCGCTTGGGACGATCGCCGCGGGTCATGCGGTGTCGTGCTGGCGTGCCGAGGAGATCGCCGCATGA
- a CDS encoding phasin family protein, producing the protein MADKNSSDVILNVMTKNLEQARGAMTNYLEFISKSMSVVPMGQSSQATTLKGYVDRNVQATFDFSQQLLHAKDFQDVVRIQTEFLQTQFRVLTDQAKDVVEMTKPTVIVPNDG; encoded by the coding sequence ATGGCAGACAAGAACTCGTCCGACGTCATCCTGAACGTGATGACCAAGAACCTCGAGCAGGCGCGCGGCGCGATGACCAACTACCTCGAGTTTATCAGCAAGAGCATGTCGGTGGTGCCGATGGGGCAGAGCAGCCAGGCCACGACGCTGAAGGGCTATGTCGACCGCAACGTTCAGGCGACGTTCGATTTCTCGCAGCAGCTCTTGCACGCCAAGGACTTTCAGGACGTGGTTCGGATCCAGACCGAATTCCTGCAGACGCAATTCCGCGTTCTCACCGACCAGGCCAAGGACGTCGTCGAGATGACCAAGCCGACCGTTATCGTTCCGAACGACGGTTAG